The DNA window TTGACTACCATACATAGGTTAGCCTAACCTAGTGGAAATAGGCCTCCTAGGGGTGCCGGACCAGCTACGAAGGTTTAGTCCAATGAGTGTAATTCCGAAAGTACGACGTCCGAAGAGCCGCCGGATGACCGCCCTGGCAGTCACCGGCAACGTTCAACTCAGTCCAAGCTTTCGGCGAGTCAGTATGGGAGGCGAAGGCCTCGCCGACCTGGACTACGTCGGCTTCGACCAGACTGTTCGCTTGTTCTTTCCCAGAGACGGTCAGACGCAGTTGCGAATGCCGACAGTGTCCAATGACGCGTGGTTGGGGCAGTTCCTCCTCCAGCCGAAGTCCCGGCGTCCTTGGGTGCGCAACTACACCATCCGGCGGTTCAGGCCCGGCGACTCCGAGATCGACGTCGACTTCGTACGTCACGGAGACGCCAATCATGCATCCGTCGCCGGTCCGGCCTCGGAATGGGCCGAGCACGCGCAGCCGGGCGATCCGGTGGGAATCTTCGACGAGGGTTACACCTACTTGCCGCCATCGGATGCTCGGTGGCATCTGTTGGCGGGTGAGGAAAGTGCTGTACCGGCCATTTTGTCGATCCTGGAGTGTGTTCCTGATGATCTGCATGCCGAGGTGTTCCTCGAAGTTCCTCTAGCGTCCGACATCCCCGAGAAGGTGTACGCCCCGAAGTCCGCGCAGATCCACTGGACTATTCGCGATGACCCGAGCGAAGTGCCCGGGACCAAGCTGCTGGGAAAGATGAAGGATGCGACCCTTCCTCGGGGGAGGTTTTACACCTGGGTTGCCGGTGAACATAAGTTACCGACAGGACTGCGACGACATCTCGTCAACGAGCGAGGAATCCCGAAGTCCGACATCACCTTCGGTGGTTATTGGCGGGACGGTAAGAGTAGCCCAGGCTAGTCCGCGCGAACAGAGCGGTCGGTGTCGAGAGGGTTCCGAAGATCCGATTGTCCGGGCTGTCGTAGTACAGGCGTCGTGCTCACCCTACGGCCGTCGAACCGACCGGAATCACCCTGCAACTGAACGCCCCGCACCTCGCCGCCGACGTAGATGACCGTTGTTGCGCTCGTGTCGCGATCAGTAGAACAGCATCTTTGCAGCGCCCAACCATTGCGATGCCCGGCCCTAATGGGACTTGATCGGCGAGTCTTCGACAGTAGCGAAGTTAGTCGGAGAAAGCTGATCACCGAGCCGCTGGTGGGTGATAACTATATGGCCCCGGAGAGAAGATCGACTCCTAAGGTTAGATCGTGGCCCCACCGGCCGGCGAGGGTTCCCAGAACGCTGATGGGGTGTCGTGCCAGTCGAGCACTGATCCATTAGGTCGCCGTCCGGATCCCTCGAGGCTCACCGCCAGTGACCGAAACGGACGTGAGGAGAACTGCCCGTGATTTTCGTAGGAGACGACTGGGCCGAAGACCACCACGACATCCACGTGATGAACGCCGACGGAAAACGTTTGGCGTCCCGCCGATTACCCGAAGGTCTGGCAGGCATCAGCGGGTTTCACGACGTGGTGGCCTCCCATGCCCGCGAACCTGCCGACGTCGTCGTCGGCATCGAAACCGACCGAGGCATGTGGGTATCGGCTCTGCTCGCAGCTGGATACACCGTCTACGCGATCAACCCGCTCGCCGCCGCACGCTACCGAGACCGCCACCACCTCTCGGGTGCGAAATCCGACGCCGGTGACGCCAAACTCTTGGCCGACCTGGTGCGCACCGACCGACACAACCACCGCACCATCGCCGGTGACACCGCAGACGCCGCCGCGATCAAGGTGTTGGCCCGCGGGCACCAGAACCTGATCTGGTCCCGCAACCGACAAATCAATGCACTGCGCTCAGCGCTCCTCGAGTACTACCCCGCCGCACTCGAAGCATTCAACAGTCTCCACCACCGCGACGCGGTCGCCGTCCTCTCGCGTGCCGCCTCGCCCGCCGAAGCGGCACACCTGAGTGCAGCGAGCATCCGAGCGATACTGAAAAGGGCAGGGCGGCAACGCAATATCGAATCACGAGCTGCAGAGATCCAAGCTGCGCTACGCACCGAGCACCTCGCAGCACCGCCGCCCGTTGCGGCTGCATTCGCGGCCACCACCCGCTCGGCGGTAGCGCTGATCGCGGAACTGAACCGTCAGATCGGCGACCTCGAAGCCGAACTCGCACGCCATTTTGAAGCACACCCGGACGCCGACATCTACCTCTCCCTGCCAGGACTCGGTGTCATCCTCGGCGCCCGGGTGCTCGGTGAATTCGGTGACGACGTCAACCGGTACACCACCGCCAAGTCTCGCAAAAATTACGCCGGAACGTCACCGCTGACGATCGCGTCCGGCAAAAAACGGGCCGTTCTGTCCAGGCACGTGCGCAACCGGCGGCTCTACGACGCAATCGACCAATGGGCATTCTGCGCCATAAGCCAAAGCCCGGGAGCTCGCGCGTTCTACGACCAACACCGCACCGCCGGGGACCTCCACCACCAAGCACTCCGCGCGCTCGCCAACCGACTCGTCGGACTACTGCACGGCTGCCTACGACATCGCACCAAATACGACGAACACATCGCCTGGGCACACCGAACTGAACAACAACCCACCGCCGCTTGACAAATTACGGCCCTGGGATGTCTAACCTCGAGGTTCTGATTGCGATCGACGTCGCGACCTGATCCGCGCGTCGCGATCTGACGACACTCGTGCACGCGGTGGCGCTCTCTGGACTGACCATCTAGGACTTCGAATTCGTCGCCAGAAAGAGTAATGGTTGAGGTCGACGCTGTCACTGGGGCGACACAGGCGAACATGCGAGTGACGGAACTACTGGTAACCCTGGCCCCGCTCCCGATTCGACGAGAACGCGTAAGCCCTTAGATGTCAACGACGCGACGACCTTGGGAACCAACGCAACGCGGCGCTCGCCCTCCCCGGACTCACGCACGACGCCGACTAGAGCGTGTCTCTTAAATTGGGTCCGTTTTCGTTTTCATCGCCGGGCGGTGGTTGTGGTTGCGGGAGTGCAGAACTGCCGCGCACAGGACAACGCCCCCGAGGAATGTCATGGCGTACTTGTCATATCGAGTGGCCACACCACGCCACTGTTTGAGCCGCCCGAAGCCACGCTCGACGGTGTTGCGGTGCTTGTACATCGTCGGATCGAAACCCGGTGGACGACCACCGGCGGACCCCTTGTCGGCCCGTCGCTGCTTCTGGTCGCTGCGCTCGGGAATGGTGTGTTTGATCTTGCGGCGACGCAGTTCGGTGCGGGTACTGGGATGGGTGTACGCCTTGTCGGCGAGCAATCGGTAGTCCTGGTCCCCACCGGCAGCTCGGTGGGCATCGAGCAACGGCACCAACTGTGGATTGTCCCCGGCTTGCCCACCGGTCAGCAGCATCGTCACCGGCGAGCACGTCAGGTCGGTCAGTGCATGGATCTTCGTGGTGAATCCTCCGCGAGATCGACCCAACGCGTGGTCAGCGGGTTCGTCGACGGATTTCTTGTAATTCGACAAGGCCCCCTGTGAGAGTGTCGGCTCGCGCACCGGCCGCATGCTGATGCGCCCGGACGCTGGTCGAGTCGATCGAGAGCACCGCCCCGATATCGCCGTCGAGTTCTTCCGGGTCGAGACCGAACACCTCGGCCACCGCGGCAAGCATCTCGTCGTAGGTGCCATCGAAGGACCATCGGTGGTGGCGTTTCCACACCGTCTGCCACGGACCGAAGTCCTCCGGCAGATCTCGCCACGGACACCCGGTACGGAATCGGTATGCGATGCCCTCCAGAATTCGCCGGTGCTCGGCGAACCGCCGCCCACGTTTTCCCACGTCGGTGGGTATCACTGGCTCGACGATCTCCCAGAACTCGTCACTGATCACTCCCACGCGCGTCATCGAAATATCATCGCTGACAGCACCTCTCAAATTTGGGAGACACGCTCTAAGGACGGCCTTTGCTCTCTGCTGAACACCTCGGTTCTTCTCTTCGGTGGCCGAATTCTGCTTGTCCTGTCGTGGTGTCATCGAGCCGTGTATCCGCCGTCGACGAGAAGCGTGGTGCCGGTGATCATTTGAGCTGAGGGGCCAGCGAGAAAGGCAACCGCGCCAACGATGTCTTCGGCTTCCCCGAAGCGGCCCATCGGTATGCGGTCGAGCAACACCTGGCCCCACCCGGGTGTGTCCAAGGTGCCAGCGGTCAGGTCCGTGCGTACGAAGGTGGGGGCTACGGTATTGACTCTAATTCCGTGTGAAGCCCATTCGATGGCAAGTACTTTGGTGAGTTGGTCCAGCCCGCCCTTGCTGGCGCAGTATGCTGCTCGTTCTTCGATGCCGACTGTGCCTGCTTGCGATCCGATGTTGACGATGACTCCTGAGATACCGCCGGCGATCCATTGCCGAGCGATCTCACGGCTCAGGAAGAATGTGCCCTTCAGATTCGTGTCGAGAACAGTATCCCACTGGTCCTCCGTGACATCGAGTGCCGCGGATGGGGCGTTGACTCCTGCGTTGTTGACCAGGATGTCGATCGACGGTCGCAGTCGGCGAACGAAGTCGGAGATGTTCTGAGCATTGGCGATATCGAGCAGGTGGCCGACAGCGTGACCGTCGGATTCGATGGCCCGTTGCCCGGCTTCGGTGCGCGAAGTTCCGTGGACTTCCGCACCGAGGCTGCTCAGTGCGTGTGCGATCGCTCGGCCGAGTCCTTTGTTGGCGCCTGTGACCAGAGCGGTCTTCCCGGCGAGGGAGAAACTGACCATCGTGTTCCGATCGAGTAGTGGTTGGGCAGAGCGGTGTCGAGGCCGAAAGGATCTCGACACCGCTCGTTGGTCGGCGGACGTTCGTGTCCTAGATGGCGGCGGGTGTCTTGGGCTTCCAGCTCAGGTTGTCGCCACCGAACTTCGCGGCCCGTACATCGCCGGAACGAGCGTGTCCTTCGAAGTACTCCACTCGTGCCGCGCGTCCGCATAGTCGCCCTAGCTCGGCGGACGCGGCCGCGTCGGTGACTTCTTGATAGGTCACAGTCTTGATGTACTTGCCCACCCACAGACCTCCGGTGTACCGAGCTGCATGCCGCGTCGGCAGAGTGTGATTCGTGCCAATCACTTTGTCTCCGTATGAGACGCAGGTCTTTTCGCCGAGAAAGAGCGCGCCATAATTCGTCATCGCATCCAACGCGCGGCGCGGTTCGGAGGTGAGGATCTGTACATGCTCCGACGCGAAAGTGTCTGCCAGTGCGTAGGCAGCCTCGATATCGGCGACAACGATGACCTGTCCGTGGTCGCGCCACGCCGCTCCTGCGAAGTCTCGGGTGGGCATGTCGGGCAGGAGGGCATCGATATGCTCGATGACCGCCCGTGCCAGAGCTTCGGACTCTGTGATGAGAATGGCTGGGGAATCGGGTCCGTGCTCGGCTTGGCTGAGCAAATCCACCGCAACGATGAAGGGATCTGCGTCAGAATCTGCTACGACCAGGACCTCGGTAGGCCCTGCAAACAGGTCGATCCCTACTTCCCCGAACAGTTGACGCTTGGCCTCCGCCACGAACGCGTTGCCCGGGCCTGCAAGCATATCGACTTTGCTGATGGTCTCGGTACCGAGCGCCATTGCTCCGACTGCCTGCACACCGCCGAGAAGGTAGATCTCGTGTGCGCCGGCAAGATGAAATGCTGCCACGGTCGCCGCGGGGATCTCACCGCGGATCGGGGGTGTGCACGCGGTGATATGGGGAACACCCGCCACCTTCGCGGTCACCGTCGTCATGTGCGCCGAGGCGACCAGTGGATATCGACCACCGGGCGCATACGCTCCTGCAGCGGAGACCGGAAGGTTCCTCTGGCCGAGGTGAACTCCTGGCGCGGTTTCGATTTCGAAGTCGTGCAGCGAGTCCCGCTGGTGCTGTGCGAATACCCGGACGTTCTCCTGCACCGTCCGAATGTCGTCGAGAACCTCGATGGGGACGGATGAGATGATCTCTTCGATCTTCTCATCCGACAGTTTGAAACTTTCCGGTGACCACTTGTCGAACTTTTCCGAATATTCCCTCACCGCCGCGTCACCTCTGTCCCGAATATCGGCCAGGACCGTGCGGACAGTTTCCGCCACAGCCGGATCGCCGGCTGACGATGGAGCAGTAGCAGCAGTCTTGAGGTAGAGCGGATCTAACATTGTTTTCTCCCTTGTCTATTGGTGATTCTGAAACGGTGGCGCCCTGGTGACCTCAGCACCCGATAGACGGTGCTGGGATGGCAATGATCGAGAGTTCGGCACAAACTGTCGACGAAAGTGTGCGCGAAGCGCAAAGCGTCAGCTCTACGCTGATCGGTCCAATGTCAGAAATACGCGCAACGCTTTCCATCGACGGATACTCGGATGCTGCGCTGCGCTCTTTCAACGGACGGTGACGCGGTGCACAACAGCTTTACGGGTCAGAACTGTGTTCGGAGAGCCTGTGTTTGTCCGGTTTCCGCCGCGAGGTACGCAAGTTCGATGATTTCGATAACATGTCGAGCGTGCTCAGCGGTGACTACGGAGGCCTTTCCGTCTCGTACCCAGTCGACCATTTGCATGATGTCCTCGAAAACGTGGAGTTCTTGGAGGCCCCAGTGGCCTTCGGTGGTGTGCGGCAAGATGAGTTCGTTGCCGCCGAAGTTGGGGTGAATTCCCCCGTCTGGGGCTTGGCGGGCGGTGGTTCGTCCTTCGTAGTCGAAGGGCTCACCGTTGAGTTCGAGTCCGATGATCTCGCCGTCAGTACCGTAGTATCGGCCGGAAAAGTCGAATTCGACACCGGGCGTGATGTTTCCGGCTGCTGTTCCGTATGCGAGAGCAAATTTGTTGGCTCCGAAGTCGAGCAGCATGACGGTATTGTCGTGCACGTCGACATCGACCGTTGCGCCGTTCAGACTTCGCTGGGGAACGAGCGTCCCGGACAGCGCGGTCACTCGCTTGACGGGCCCCAGGATGCCTGTCAAGCCGTGCAGGGAATAGACTGTCAGGTCGTAGAGAGGCCCCCCGCCGGGGTTCTTGAAATACCACGTGGGGTCGACGTTGGTGGTGGCGTCGTGTCCTTGACGTTCGGGCTCGGCAACGTGGTAGTTACCGAATGCTGCGCCGCATACGGCCCAGGACAGCTGGCCGATCTCGCCGGTGTCGATGAGTTCTTTGATTCGCCGGTTGTGTGGGCGGAGCATCTCGCCGGGTGACGGAAGCAGAACCAGGGACTTGGATCGAGCAAGTTCGATGAGGTCGTCTGCCTCGTCGGTTGTAATGGTCATTGTCTTGTTGACGTGTACGTGTTTTCCCGCGATGAGGGCGGCGCGAACCTGCTGGTAGTGCAGGCCAATGGGTGAGCCGATAGTGACGGCATCGATACGGTCGTCAGCGAGCATTGCATCGAGAGAGTCGTAGGCCTTACAGTTGTCGAACCGTTCCGCTGCGGCGGTTGCTCTGGGCAGAACCGGGTCGCAGACGCCGATGACTTCGACTGTTGCCGCAGTGTCGTCGACGAGGAAATGCGGCATCAGCCGGGAGTTTATTGCGCCGGCTCCTACGAAGCCGAGCTTGAGACGAGTCACGGGAAGATCCTTCTGGTGTGGTTCGTGATGGTGTTCGGGATGCTCTCTCCGAGGGCAATGAGAGGCTCCTTTCAGCGGTGTGGCTGGATGTGCTTCGTTGGGGCGTAGGGGAGCCTCGCGCGGCCATATTCTGGACGCGTCGACGGTCAGTGGGTTGTGAAGTCGATCAGCACTTTCGGTCGTTTTTTGTTCGGGGACAGGAGTGCATTGAACGCATCGGTTGCCTGGTGCGGTTGAAACGTGTTTTCTACCAATGGTTTCAGCAGGACCGAACCTCGCGCGACCAGGCCGATGAGTCTGTCCCAGTGATCTATTCCTGACAGAACTGCATGGATGGTGGCGTTCTTGAGCACCAAGGGGGCCACGGGGAAGGAGGGGACAGGTGAGTTGGGGACTCCCACCAGTGAGACTCGTCCACCATCGCAGATGGCTCCAGGGATAGTCGCTGCGACGTTGGGTGCGCCTGATGCTTCGATGGCTACGGAGTAGGTATCCGGGGTGACACTGTCCGGGCGAAGTGCCGACCGCGCACCCATCGACAATGCCAGTTCGAGTCCTGCGGGGTCGATCCCGACGACATCGACTGTAGCGCCGAAAGCGCGACAGATCTGGAGCGCTATGAGGCCTACTGTTCCGGTACCGAAGATCACAACGTTGTCGGATTCGATGACGCCGACGCGCTCGACTGCGTGCAGTGCAGTTGCACCTGGTTCGAGCAGTGCCGCTTCGAGGTCGGACAACTCGTCCGGGATGTGCGCGAGTACCTTCGCAGGGACGGAGAAGTACTGCGATGCAGCACCTGGGGAGTCGCCGAGGACTCCGACCTCGATGCGACGTGCACAGTTCACTCGGTGTCCCCGTCGGCATTGGCTACACACGTCGCACGTGATGAAGTTGTGTCCGACGACCCTGTTTCCCGGTGCGAGTTCTTTTACTCCGGCACCTACCTCCACGATCGTTCCGCTCCATTCGTGGCCGAAAACGAATGGGTAGGTCTTGGCGCCGGTGTGGATGTAGGTGCTGGTGCCCTTGTACAGGCTTGCGTCTACACCGCACAGTCCAACGTAAGCGATGCGCACCACGCAATGCCCTGGTGTCGCTGCTGGTGGCAGGTCCCCGATAGTCGGGCCACCGTGTTCTAGAGCCACGGTGTGATTGATTTCAGTCGATCTCGCAACCCTCGACCGGTTGGTGGTTGTGGGTGCATTGGGCAGCGTACTCGGACGGCGTGAGGTAGCCGAGTGATGAGTGCCGGTGTCGATGGTTGTGGTCGTCTTTGAAGTCCTCGATCACCACCCTCGCTTCGAGAAGGCTCGTCCAGTGATTGCGGTTCAGGCACTCCTTCCGTAGTCGGTTGTTGAACGATTCGATGTGTCCGTTGTTCCACGGCGTCCCCGGCGGGATGTAGGAGATACCGACACGGTCGCGACAGAACTGTTGCAGCACATGCGAAATGAACTCCGGACCGT is part of the Rhodococcus sovatensis genome and encodes:
- a CDS encoding Gfo/Idh/MocA family oxidoreductase, which encodes MTRLKLGFVGAGAINSRLMPHFLVDDTAATVEVIGVCDPVLPRATAAAERFDNCKAYDSLDAMLADDRIDAVTIGSPIGLHYQQVRAALIAGKHVHVNKTMTITTDEADDLIELARSKSLVLLPSPGEMLRPHNRRIKELIDTGEIGQLSWAVCGAAFGNYHVAEPERQGHDATTNVDPTWYFKNPGGGPLYDLTVYSLHGLTGILGPVKRVTALSGTLVPQRSLNGATVDVDVHDNTVMLLDFGANKFALAYGTAAGNITPGVEFDFSGRYYGTDGEIIGLELNGEPFDYEGRTTARQAPDGGIHPNFGGNELILPHTTEGHWGLQELHVFEDIMQMVDWVRDGKASVVTAEHARHVIEIIELAYLAAETGQTQALRTQF
- a CDS encoding IS110 family transposase; translated protein: MIFVGDDWAEDHHDIHVMNADGKRLASRRLPEGLAGISGFHDVVASHAREPADVVVGIETDRGMWVSALLAAGYTVYAINPLAAARYRDRHHLSGAKSDAGDAKLLADLVRTDRHNHRTIAGDTADAAAIKVLARGHQNLIWSRNRQINALRSALLEYYPAALEAFNSLHHRDAVAVLSRAASPAEAAHLSAASIRAILKRAGRQRNIESRAAEIQAALRTEHLAAPPPVAAAFAATTRSAVALIAELNRQIGDLEAELARHFEAHPDADIYLSLPGLGVILGARVLGEFGDDVNRYTTAKSRKNYAGTSPLTIASGKKRAVLSRHVRNRRLYDAIDQWAFCAISQSPGARAFYDQHRTAGDLHHQALRALANRLVGLLHGCLRHRTKYDEHIAWAHRTEQQPTAA
- a CDS encoding SDR family NAD(P)-dependent oxidoreductase, with the translated sequence MVSFSLAGKTALVTGANKGLGRAIAHALSSLGAEVHGTSRTEAGQRAIESDGHAVGHLLDIANAQNISDFVRRLRPSIDILVNNAGVNAPSAALDVTEDQWDTVLDTNLKGTFFLSREIARQWIAGGISGVIVNIGSQAGTVGIEERAAYCASKGGLDQLTKVLAIEWASHGIRVNTVAPTFVRTDLTAGTLDTPGWGQVLLDRIPMGRFGEAEDIVGAVAFLAGPSAQMITGTTLLVDGGYTAR
- a CDS encoding zinc-dependent alcohol dehydrogenase; this translates as MVRIAYVGLCGVDASLYKGTSTYIHTGAKTYPFVFGHEWSGTIVEVGAGVKELAPGNRVVGHNFITCDVCSQCRRGHRVNCARRIEVGVLGDSPGAASQYFSVPAKVLAHIPDELSDLEAALLEPGATALHAVERVGVIESDNVVIFGTGTVGLIALQICRAFGATVDVVGIDPAGLELALSMGARSALRPDSVTPDTYSVAIEASGAPNVAATIPGAICDGGRVSLVGVPNSPVPSFPVAPLVLKNATIHAVLSGIDHWDRLIGLVARGSVLLKPLVENTFQPHQATDAFNALLSPNKKRPKVLIDFTTH
- the hisD gene encoding histidinol dehydrogenase; its protein translation is MLDPLYLKTAATAPSSAGDPAVAETVRTVLADIRDRGDAAVREYSEKFDKWSPESFKLSDEKIEEIISSVPIEVLDDIRTVQENVRVFAQHQRDSLHDFEIETAPGVHLGQRNLPVSAAGAYAPGGRYPLVASAHMTTVTAKVAGVPHITACTPPIRGEIPAATVAAFHLAGAHEIYLLGGVQAVGAMALGTETISKVDMLAGPGNAFVAEAKRQLFGEVGIDLFAGPTEVLVVADSDADPFIVAVDLLSQAEHGPDSPAILITESEALARAVIEHIDALLPDMPTRDFAGAAWRDHGQVIVVADIEAAYALADTFASEHVQILTSEPRRALDAMTNYGALFLGEKTCVSYGDKVIGTNHTLPTRHAARYTGGLWVGKYIKTVTYQEVTDAAASAELGRLCGRAARVEYFEGHARSGDVRAAKFGGDNLSWKPKTPAAI
- a CDS encoding siderophore-interacting protein; this translates as MTALAVTGNVQLSPSFRRVSMGGEGLADLDYVGFDQTVRLFFPRDGQTQLRMPTVSNDAWLGQFLLQPKSRRPWVRNYTIRRFRPGDSEIDVDFVRHGDANHASVAGPASEWAEHAQPGDPVGIFDEGYTYLPPSDARWHLLAGEESAVPAILSILECVPDDLHAEVFLEVPLASDIPEKVYAPKSAQIHWTIRDDPSEVPGTKLLGKMKDATLPRGRFYTWVAGEHKLPTGLRRHLVNERGIPKSDITFGGYWRDGKSSPG